In the genome of Metabacillus litoralis, the window ATGTTTCATATTAATAAAAATCAGCTTTTTCAATTCGATAAACTTTTGAGTAAAGTCTTGTAATTTTTTCTTGTTAGGTCTAAAATTGAATACGTTTAGTATTAATTCCAATAATTTCACTAGAGTTTAGAAATTTCTATAAAACTGAACGTTATTGAAATGTGAAAAAGATAGAATAATAAAACATATTGCTTTAAATGAGGGGTGTAGAAACACATGATTAGTCAACTTTCATGGAAAGTTGGGGGACAGCAAGGAGAAGGAATTGAAAGTACAGGTGAAGTATTCTCTATTGCATTAAACCGACTAGGGTATTATTTATATGGCTATCGTCATTTTTCTTCTCGAATTAAAGGTGGTCACACCAATAACAAAATTCGTGTAAGCACAACAAAAGTTCAAGCAATTTCGGATGATCTTGATATTTTAGTAGCTTTTGACCAAGAAACAATTGATGTCAATTTCCACGAACTTCGTGCAGGGGGAATTGTGCTTGCAGATGCTAAATTTAATCCTACTATTCCAGAAAATGAGCATATAACTCTATTTTCAGTTCCCTTTACTGAAATTGCAACAGAGCTTGGAACTTCTTTAATGAAAAATATGGTCGCTATTGGCGCAACAAGTGCAATACTTGATATTGAACCAAGTCAATATCATGAGGTTGTAAATGAAATCTATGGCCGAAAAGGCGAACAAATTGTAGAGAAAAATATGCAGGCGATTGAAAATGGAGCAAAATATTTGAAAGAACAACTTGAGTTCCAACGTCAGGATCTCTATTTAGAGAAGGCAGACGGTAAAAAACGTATGTTTATGATTGGAAATGATGCGATCGCTTTAGGAGCCATTGCAGGTGGCTCACGTTTTATGGCTGCATATCCAATTACACCTGCTTCAGAAATTATGGAATATTTAATTAAAAAATTACCGAAGTTCGGCGGTGCGGTTATTCAAACAGAAGATGAAATTGCTGCTTGTACAATGGCAATTGGAGCCAACTATGCTGGAGCTCGTACATTTACAGCATCTGCAGGACCTGGCTTATCTTTAATGATGGAAGCAATCGGTCTATCAGGTATGACGGAGCAACCACTTGTTATTATTGATACACAACGTGGGGGTCCAAGTACAGGTTTACCAACCAAACAGGAACAATCGGACTTAATGGCTATGATTTATGGTACTCATGGAGAGATTCCGAAGGTTGTAATGGCTCCAAGTACAGTTGAAGAAGCATTCTACGATACTATTGAAGCGTTTAATATCGCTGAAGAATATCAAGTTCCTGTTATTTTATTATCAGATTTACAGCTTTCTCTTGGGAAGCAAACAGTAGAACCACTAGATTACAGCAAAATTGAAATTCGCCGTGGTAAGCTTGTTGCAGAGGAGCTTCCAGAAGTTGAAAACAAAGCATACTTTAAACGTTTTGAAGTAACTGAGGATGGTGTTTCTCCTCGTGTCATTCCAGGCGTGAAAAACGGAATTCACCATGTCACAGGGGTTGAACATGATGAAACAGGTAAGCCATCGGAATCTGCTTTGAATCGTGTAGCTCAAATGGATAAACGTTTAAGAAAACTTAATAACATGCAATTTAATAACCCTGTTTATAAAAATGTTCAGCATGAAAATCCTGATGTTTTACTCGTAGGTTATTTATCAACACGTGGAACTATTGAAGAAGCTATGCAGCGTCTAGAAGCTGATGGAATAAAGGTAAATCACGCTCAAATCCGCCTTATTCATCCATTCCCAAGCGATGAAATCCTTCCATTAGTTGAAGCGGCTAAAAAAGTAATTGTCGTAGAAAATAATGCAACAGGTCAACTTGCGAGTCTTCTTAAAATGAACGTAGGATATGCGAATAAGATTTCTTCTTTACTAAAATATGATGGTAATCCATTCCTACCTCATGAAATTCATACTAGAAGCAAGGAGTTGATCTAACATGGCAGCAACATTTAAAGATTTTCGTAATAATGTAAAACCAAACTGGTGTCCAGGCTGTGGTGACTTTTCTGTACAAGCAGCAATTCAACGTGCAGCGGCGAATGTTGGACTAACGCCTGAAGAGCTTGCAGTTGTTTCTGGTATTGGCTGCTCAGGGCGTATTTCAGGTTACATTAATTCATATGGATTCCACGGAATTCATGGTCGTTCTTTACCAATTGCACAAGGTGTTAAAATGGCAAATAAAGACTTGACTGTTATTGCCTCTGGTGGAGATGGCGATGGATTTGCAATTGGAATGGGTCATACTATTCACGCTATTCGTCGTAATATTGACATTACTTATATTGTCATGGACAACCAAATTTATGGATTAACAAAAGGACAAACTTCTCCTCGAAGTGATGCTGGATTTGTGACGAAGAGCACTCCACAAGGTTCAATTGAATCTGCATTATCGGTTATGGAAATGGCCTTAACAGCTGGTGCTACATTTGTAGCACAAAGCTTCTCTACAGACCTTAAAGATTTAACAGCATTAATTGAAGCAGGTATTAATCATAAAGGATTTTCGTTAATTAACGTGTTCAGTCCTTGCGTAACGTATAATAAAGTAAATACGTACGATTGGTTTAAAGAGAATTTAACAAAGCTTTCAAATGTAGAAGGGTATGACCCACATAATAAAGAAGTGGCGATGCAAACTCTTATGCAGCATAATGGATTGGTTACGGGTTTAATCTATCAAAATACAGAACAAAAATCTTATCAAGAAAGTATTAATGGGTATAGTGAAACACCTCTTTCTCAAGCTGATTTAACAATAGATGAGGAAGAATTTAATAAAATGTTAGCGGAATTTATGTAGTGACTTAAGAGAGGACTGATTTTATTATGCAGTCCTCTTTTTTGCTATAAAAAAATCATTGAGGAAGAATTAGGTAAAATGAATCATATTTAATATTTTATTTTATAAGCAGCCAATCGTCCACTGTGTACGGACGCTGATGTTTACAAAAAAATATCACATGTTAAAATGTTGTTAAATATGCTTTTGTAATTAAGGGGTGTTCACTGTGAACGGAAAAATGAAAGCGCTTATAAAACATCATAGAGGATACGGGGCACAGTTAGAAATGGTAACCATTCCACAAATTTCAGAAAATGAAGTATTAATTAAAGTAAAAGCAACATCAATTTGTGGGACTGATGTTCATATTTATAAATGGGATGAGTGGTCAGCAAGTAGAGTAAATCCACCTTATATTTTTGGTCATGAGTTTTCTGGAGAAGTTGTTGAGATTGGAGATAAAGTGACAAATGTTAAAGTGGGTGATTCTGTTTCCGCGGAAACACATTTAGTCTGTGGAAAATGTCCGCAGTGTTTAACGGGTAAAGCACATATTTGCAATGCTACTAAAATCATTGGTGTTGATACTGGAGGGTGTTTTGCAGAGTTTGTTGCGCTGCCTTCAACAAACTTATGGAAAAATCCTAAAGATATGCCATATGATCTTGCCTCTATTCAGGAACCAATGGGAAATGCTGTTCACACCGTGTTAGCAGGCGATGTAATTGGTAAAACAGTTGCTGTTATCGGGTGTGGCCCAATTGGAATAATGGCTGTAGGAATAGCAAAAGCTGCTGGTGCAGCTCAGGTCATTGCGGTAGATATAAATGAATATCGATTACAGCTAGCAAAACAACTCGGTGCAACGACAATTGTGAATTCGAAATGCCAAGATCCTTTACAAGTTGTATATGAATTAACTTATGGTCATGGAGTAGAGGTTGTATGTGAAATGTCAGGTCAGCCTGTTGCAATTAACCAGGGGTTTAAAATGGTAACAAATGGAGGGCGCGTGTCGATTCTAAGTTTACCTACAAAACCAGTCGAATTTGATGTTACAAATGATATTGTTTTTAAAGGGATAACGATTCAAGGAATAACCGGGAGAAAAATGTTTGAAACATGGAAGCAAGTTTCCGCTTTAATTCATTCAGGACAGGTCAATGTAAAATCACTTATTACACATAGATTTTCTTTAGAGCAATATGAAAAAGGTTTTGAGTTAATGATGGATGGTAATTGTGGAAAAGTAATTTTACACCCATAAATGAAAGTGCTTACAATTTCACAATGAAAGTATTTATAACTAAATTACAGGAGGAGATTAAAATGAACGGTTTTGAGTTTTTGCGATTAGAGTTAGAAGAAATGAAGAAACAGGGAACATTTCGTCAATTAATACCTTTAGAATCTGACCAATCATCGAGAGTGGTAATTAATGGTAAAAAAGTTATCCAGTTGTCTTCAAACAATTATTTAGGATTAACTTCGCATCCTCGCTTACGCTCTGCGGCACTTAAGGCTGTTGAAAACTATGGGGCAGGAACAGGGTCAGTGCGAACGATTGCTGGTACTTTTACTATGCATAAAGAGTTAGAGGAAAAACTTGCTGAATTCAAACATACTGAATCTTCATTAGTTTTTCAATCCGGGTTTACAACTAATCAAGGGGTACTTTCTTCTATTTTAACTAATGAGGATGTTGTGATTTCAGATGAATTAAATCATGCTTCCATTATTGATGGTATTCGGTTAACGAAGGCTGCTAGGAAGGTTTATAAACACGTAGACATGTTAGACCTTGAAAGAGCACTAAAAGAATCAGAGAATTATAGAGTACGTGTTATTGTGACTGATGGCGTATTCTCCATGGATGGTAATATTGCCCCTTTACCTAAAATTGTAGACCTAGCAGAAAAATACCATGCATTGGTAATGGTTGATGATGCACATGCTTCAGGGGTATTAGGAGAAAATGGGCGAGGTACGGTTAACCATTTTGGCTTAGATGGGCGTGTTCATATACAAGTGGGAACGTTAAGTAAAGCTATAGGTGTTTTGGGAGGTTACGTAGCTGGACCAAGAACACTTATTGAGTATTTAATTCATAAAGGCAGACCATTTTTATTTAGTACATCTCATCCACCTGCAGTTACAGCCGCATGCATGGAAGCGATAAATGTTTTAGTAGAGGAACCACAATTAATTAAGAGACTGTGGGAAAATACAAGGACTTTTAAAGATGGTTTGGCGAAACTTGGATTTAACACTGGGAAAAGTGATACTCCTATAACGCCGATAATTGTTGGGGATGAGGCATTAGCACACAGATTTTCTGACAAATTGCTAGAGTATGGTGTATTTGCTCAAGGGATTGCTTTTCCTACTGTGGCTAAAGGTCACGCGCGCGTTCGGACAATTGTTACAGCAGAACATTCAATAGAGGATCTTGAAGAGGCTCTCAGTATTTTTGAGAAAGCGGGAAAAGAATTAAAGATTATCTAAATCTTTCTTTTACAGCACTATGTATAGTGCTGTATTTTGTTTGTCAGCGCATATTTACACTAAAAAATCGGACTAAAGTCTGGATAGAGTACACCTAAAACCTTTTGTAATCGACATGGTTCAGCAAAAATCGGGTAGTGACAGGCACCACAAAGTATAAAAACTTTATTTTCTGCCATTTTTCAGAAAGAAAAAAATGAAGTAAACTAGACTAAGAAGGAAATAGAAAAATAATAGATTAAATATGCAAGGTGAGAAAGAATGAAAATAATTATAGCTGAAAAACCTGACCAAGCTTCGACCCTAAGTGCACAATTTCAAAGAGTAAAGCGGGACGGTTATTTTGAGGTGAAACCTAATGATCTGTTTCCAGAAGGTGCTTATTTCACGTGGGCTATAGGTCACCTAACGCAATTAAGTAATCCAGAAGCATATAAGCCAGAATGGAAAAAGTGGTCTATTTCAATGTTACCTATTATTCCAGAAAGGTTTCAGTACGAAGTAACGAAATCAAAATCAAAACAGTTTTATATTATAAAACAGTTATTAAACAATCCAATCGTAACAGAAATCATTCATGCGGGTGATGCTGGGCGTGAAGGGGAGTTAATTGTCAGAAATATTATCAATTTGTCAGGTGTAAAAATGCCAATAAAGAGATTATGGATCTCCTCATTAACACCGGCTGCTATACAAACGGGATTTCGTCAGTTATTAGACGATGAAAAAACAAAAAATCTCTTTTATGAGGCTTATTCTCGTGCCTGTGCAGATTGGCTCGTTGGAATGAACGCCTCTAGAGTATATTCTTTATTGCTGAAAGAACGTGGTATGAATGATGTATTTTCAGCGGGGAGAGTTCAGACTCCTACACTTGCACTGATTGTTAAAAGAGAAAAGGAAATTGATTCTTTTAAACCTGAACCATTTTGGGAGGTTATTGCAACATTTAACATTAACGGTAAGAAATATAAAGGGAAATGGCATAAAGATCAGCAAACACGTGTGATGGATAAGGAACTAGCGAATAAAATAGCGGTGTTTTGCACCGGGAAACCTGCAGAAATTAAAGATTTGATAACTGAAAGAAAAGAATATCAACCACCTATGCTTTTTAATTTGTCCTCTTTACAGGCAACAGCAAACAAAGCATTTAAGTTTTCGCCTAAGAAAACATTAGATATCGTTCAATCACTCTATCAAAAGGGAATCGTTTCTTACCCACGAAGTGATTCAACGTATGTAACAGAGGGAGAGGCGGAACAATTTCCAGAGATTCTACAGAAGCTAAGTGGATTTGATCAATATAAAGAACTCTTTCCTTTGCCAGTTTCAACAATAGTAAAAAACCCTCGTTATGTGAACGAAAAAAAGGTAACTGATCACTACGCAATTATCCCAACTGAGCAAGTTAGGGACCCTAAAAAGCTCTCTTCTGATGAAGAAAAAATTTATGACATGATTGTGAGAAGGCTAATCGCTGCCCATTATGAAAAGGCAATTTTTGATTATTCTACCTTAACAACCCTTGTTGATGGACGTGCAGAATTTATAACAAAAGGGAAGCAGCAAATTCAAGAAGGCTGGCGTAAAGTCATCTATCAAAATGACAAGGATAAGGATGAGATTTTACCCAACCTTGAAAAGGGAGACTCCGGACATGTTGATAAGGTTGAAACAAAGGAAGGAAAAACCCAGCCACCAAAACGATATACAGAGGGACAATTAATTACCTTAATGAAAACTGCTGGTAAATATCTTGAGAATGATGAACTCGAAAAAGTACTAAGTAAGGTAGAAGGCTTAGGAACTGAAGCAACAAGAGCTGGAATTATCACAATGCTAAAAGATCGTAAATATATCGAGATTAAAAGAAATCAAGTATTTGCAACAGATAAAGCAAAAGTTCTTATTGAAGCAGTAGGAGATCATATTTTGGCTTCACCTGAAATGACAGCAAAATGGGAACAACGCTTATCAGAAATTGGAGAAGGTCAGGCATCACCATCTGTTTTTATGGAGCAGACAAAAAAATTGTCGACTAAAATAGTATCGGATGCTATAGAAATCTCTGCAAGTTGGAGTTTTGAAGGTTTAAAAGTAGAATCAATTCAGAGAACATCTTCTAAATATTCTTTAGGAAAGAAAATAGGTAAATGTAAGTTCTGTGATGGAAATGTAGTTGACAAAGGAGAGTTCTACGGCTGTTCAAACTACAAAGCTAATCAATGCAAATTTACAATTTCGAAAAAGATACTTGGTAAAAAAGTCTCACAAGCAAATGCTCAAAAATTGTTAAGTGAAGGTCAGTCCAATGTTATTAAAGGGTTTAAAAAGGGGGATAAAACCTTTGATGCAAGGCTTGAATGGAAGGACAACAAAGTACAATTCCTCTTTGAAGATACGAATGTAAAAAAATAGATTCGCATTTTGTCACAAAAACATGTACAATTCTTTACAGTATGGTTAAAAGATTGTGTTCTAACGCTAATATCGATATACTATTAAGTTGTATGTTTCTATATATTTTAAGTTAGTGAATGAAGAATTGCCTTTTTAAAAGATTATAATAAGCGCAATTTGAAAGGAGAATTGCATAATGAATGAACAACAGCGTAAGGAAAGTACTCAAGTAAACCCATCGGACAAAAAATCCGAAAAGGACTACAGCCAGTATTTCCAAGCCGTATATATGCCGCCTTCTCTAAAAGATGCGAAGAAGCGTGGAAAAGAAGATGTAAAATATGATGGATTTTCGATTCCAGAAGAATTTAAAGGAATGGGACAAGGCCGTAAGTTTTATATTCGCACATATGGCTGTCAGATGAATGAGCATGACACAGAGGTAATGGCAGGGATTTTCATGGCATTGGGCTATGAGCCAACAGACGGTGTGGAAGATGCAAACGTGATTCTTTTAAACACATGTGCTATTCGTGAAAATGCAGAAAACAAAGTGTTTGGTGAATTAGGACACTTAAAAACATTAAAAAAAGAAAGACCAGATCTTCTATTAGGTGTTTGCGGCTGTATGTCACAAGAGGAATCGGTTGTGAATCGTATTCTTAAGGTACATCCTTTTGTTGATATGATTTTTGGTACACATAATATCCATCGTTTACCACAAATCTTAAATGAAGCTTATCTCTCAAAAGAAATGGTTGTTGAAGTATGGTCAAAAGAGGGAGATGTTATTGAAAATCTTCCAAAAGTCCGTAAAGGAAACATTAAAGCATGGGTTAATATTATGTATGGCTGTGACAAGTTCTGTACGTATTGTATCGTTCCTTATACACGTGGTAAAGAGCGTAGCCGTCGTCCTGAAGAAATTATCCAGGAAGTACGCCATTTAGCTGCACAAGGCTATAAAGAAATTACGCTTCTTGGTCAAAACGTTAATGCGTATGGTAAGGATTTCGAGGATATAGAATATGGTTTAGGCGATTTAATGGACGAAATTCATAAGATTGATATTCCTCGTATTCGCTTTACTACAAGTCACCCTCGTGACTTTGATGATCATCTAATTGAAGTGTTAGCTAAAGGCGGTAACCTTCTTGATCATATTCATTTACCGGTTCAATCAGGTAGCTCTGAAATATTGAAAATTATGGCTCGTAAATATTCACGTGAGAGCTATTTAGAGCTAGTTCGTAAAATTAAAGAAGCAATGCCAAACGCTTCTTTAACAACAGATATTATTGTTGGTTTCCCGAATGAAACGGAAGAACAATTTGAAGAAACACTTTCACTTTATCGTGAGGTTGAATTTGATAGTGCTTATACGTTCATTTACTCACCACGTGAAGGCACACCAGCAGCAAAAATGAAAGATAATGTACCAATGGAGGTTAAGAAAGAACGCCTTCAACGTTTAAATGCAATTGTAAATGAAACTTCTGCAAAAAAATTAAAAGAATACGAAGGTCAGATTGTGAATGTGCTTGTTGAAGGTGAGAGCAAAAACAATCCAGATGTTCTTGCAGGGTACACAGAAAAAAGTAAGCTTGTTAACTTTAGAGCACCAAAATCGGCAATTGGTCAAATTGTCAAAGTGAAAATCATAAAAGCTAAAACATGGACGCTAGATGGAGAAATGGTAGAAGAAGCGGTTGAGGTGAATTAAGATGACAAAAGTATATACGAAAGACGATATCGTAGTAAAAGCCCGAGAACTTGCACAAATGATTTCAGAATCCAAAGAAGTTGATTTCTTTAAACGTGCGGAAGCTCAGCTTAATGAAAATCAAAAAGTTCGTGAGATGATCGCGAGTATCAAAAGCTTACAAAAACAAGCAGTTAATTTTCAACACTATGGTAAACATGAAGCGTTAAAGCAAGTAGAAGAGAAAATTGACAAAATTCAAGGTGAACTTGATGAAATTCCAATTATACAAGAATTTAAAGATTCCCAAATTGAAGTAAATGACTTGCTTCAACTAGTTTCTCATACAATTTCAAATAAAGTAACAAATGAAATCATTACTTCAACTGGTGGTGACCTTTTAGCAGGTGAAACTGGTTCGAAAGTAAGAAGCTCTAAAGGCGGCAGTAGCTGTTCATAACTTAAACTTTGGCAATCGGTTGAAAGAACCGATTGCCTTTTTACATGTCTTTTCTTTGCGATGAAATCATTCCAAGTTTTACAATAAGAGGTTTGATGGATAGCCCTTGAATCAGTAAGGAAAAAAGCACAACACTAAAGGTTAATAATAAAACTGTTTCTTTTCCCTCGAAGTCTGGTGAAAGACTTAAA includes:
- a CDS encoding 2-oxoacid:acceptor oxidoreductase subunit alpha; translation: MISQLSWKVGGQQGEGIESTGEVFSIALNRLGYYLYGYRHFSSRIKGGHTNNKIRVSTTKVQAISDDLDILVAFDQETIDVNFHELRAGGIVLADAKFNPTIPENEHITLFSVPFTEIATELGTSLMKNMVAIGATSAILDIEPSQYHEVVNEIYGRKGEQIVEKNMQAIENGAKYLKEQLEFQRQDLYLEKADGKKRMFMIGNDAIALGAIAGGSRFMAAYPITPASEIMEYLIKKLPKFGGAVIQTEDEIAACTMAIGANYAGARTFTASAGPGLSLMMEAIGLSGMTEQPLVIIDTQRGGPSTGLPTKQEQSDLMAMIYGTHGEIPKVVMAPSTVEEAFYDTIEAFNIAEEYQVPVILLSDLQLSLGKQTVEPLDYSKIEIRRGKLVAEELPEVENKAYFKRFEVTEDGVSPRVIPGVKNGIHHVTGVEHDETGKPSESALNRVAQMDKRLRKLNNMQFNNPVYKNVQHENPDVLLVGYLSTRGTIEEAMQRLEADGIKVNHAQIRLIHPFPSDEILPLVEAAKKVIVVENNATGQLASLLKMNVGYANKISSLLKYDGNPFLPHEIHTRSKELI
- a CDS encoding 2-oxoacid:ferredoxin oxidoreductase subunit beta; this encodes MAATFKDFRNNVKPNWCPGCGDFSVQAAIQRAAANVGLTPEELAVVSGIGCSGRISGYINSYGFHGIHGRSLPIAQGVKMANKDLTVIASGGDGDGFAIGMGHTIHAIRRNIDITYIVMDNQIYGLTKGQTSPRSDAGFVTKSTPQGSIESALSVMEMALTAGATFVAQSFSTDLKDLTALIEAGINHKGFSLINVFSPCVTYNKVNTYDWFKENLTKLSNVEGYDPHNKEVAMQTLMQHNGLVTGLIYQNTEQKSYQESINGYSETPLSQADLTIDEEEFNKMLAEFM
- the tdh gene encoding L-threonine 3-dehydrogenase — translated: MNGKMKALIKHHRGYGAQLEMVTIPQISENEVLIKVKATSICGTDVHIYKWDEWSASRVNPPYIFGHEFSGEVVEIGDKVTNVKVGDSVSAETHLVCGKCPQCLTGKAHICNATKIIGVDTGGCFAEFVALPSTNLWKNPKDMPYDLASIQEPMGNAVHTVLAGDVIGKTVAVIGCGPIGIMAVGIAKAAGAAQVIAVDINEYRLQLAKQLGATTIVNSKCQDPLQVVYELTYGHGVEVVCEMSGQPVAINQGFKMVTNGGRVSILSLPTKPVEFDVTNDIVFKGITIQGITGRKMFETWKQVSALIHSGQVNVKSLITHRFSLEQYEKGFELMMDGNCGKVILHP
- a CDS encoding glycine C-acetyltransferase, whose translation is MNGFEFLRLELEEMKKQGTFRQLIPLESDQSSRVVINGKKVIQLSSNNYLGLTSHPRLRSAALKAVENYGAGTGSVRTIAGTFTMHKELEEKLAEFKHTESSLVFQSGFTTNQGVLSSILTNEDVVISDELNHASIIDGIRLTKAARKVYKHVDMLDLERALKESENYRVRVIVTDGVFSMDGNIAPLPKIVDLAEKYHALVMVDDAHASGVLGENGRGTVNHFGLDGRVHIQVGTLSKAIGVLGGYVAGPRTLIEYLIHKGRPFLFSTSHPPAVTAACMEAINVLVEEPQLIKRLWENTRTFKDGLAKLGFNTGKSDTPITPIIVGDEALAHRFSDKLLEYGVFAQGIAFPTVAKGHARVRTIVTAEHSIEDLEEALSIFEKAGKELKII
- a CDS encoding DNA topoisomerase III, whose amino-acid sequence is MKIIIAEKPDQASTLSAQFQRVKRDGYFEVKPNDLFPEGAYFTWAIGHLTQLSNPEAYKPEWKKWSISMLPIIPERFQYEVTKSKSKQFYIIKQLLNNPIVTEIIHAGDAGREGELIVRNIINLSGVKMPIKRLWISSLTPAAIQTGFRQLLDDEKTKNLFYEAYSRACADWLVGMNASRVYSLLLKERGMNDVFSAGRVQTPTLALIVKREKEIDSFKPEPFWEVIATFNINGKKYKGKWHKDQQTRVMDKELANKIAVFCTGKPAEIKDLITERKEYQPPMLFNLSSLQATANKAFKFSPKKTLDIVQSLYQKGIVSYPRSDSTYVTEGEAEQFPEILQKLSGFDQYKELFPLPVSTIVKNPRYVNEKKVTDHYAIIPTEQVRDPKKLSSDEEKIYDMIVRRLIAAHYEKAIFDYSTLTTLVDGRAEFITKGKQQIQEGWRKVIYQNDKDKDEILPNLEKGDSGHVDKVETKEGKTQPPKRYTEGQLITLMKTAGKYLENDELEKVLSKVEGLGTEATRAGIITMLKDRKYIEIKRNQVFATDKAKVLIEAVGDHILASPEMTAKWEQRLSEIGEGQASPSVFMEQTKKLSTKIVSDAIEISASWSFEGLKVESIQRTSSKYSLGKKIGKCKFCDGNVVDKGEFYGCSNYKANQCKFTISKKILGKKVSQANAQKLLSEGQSNVIKGFKKGDKTFDARLEWKDNKVQFLFEDTNVKK
- the miaB gene encoding tRNA (N6-isopentenyl adenosine(37)-C2)-methylthiotransferase MiaB, whose translation is MNEQQRKESTQVNPSDKKSEKDYSQYFQAVYMPPSLKDAKKRGKEDVKYDGFSIPEEFKGMGQGRKFYIRTYGCQMNEHDTEVMAGIFMALGYEPTDGVEDANVILLNTCAIRENAENKVFGELGHLKTLKKERPDLLLGVCGCMSQEESVVNRILKVHPFVDMIFGTHNIHRLPQILNEAYLSKEMVVEVWSKEGDVIENLPKVRKGNIKAWVNIMYGCDKFCTYCIVPYTRGKERSRRPEEIIQEVRHLAAQGYKEITLLGQNVNAYGKDFEDIEYGLGDLMDEIHKIDIPRIRFTTSHPRDFDDHLIEVLAKGGNLLDHIHLPVQSGSSEILKIMARKYSRESYLELVRKIKEAMPNASLTTDIIVGFPNETEEQFEETLSLYREVEFDSAYTFIYSPREGTPAAKMKDNVPMEVKKERLQRLNAIVNETSAKKLKEYEGQIVNVLVEGESKNNPDVLAGYTEKSKLVNFRAPKSAIGQIVKVKIIKAKTWTLDGEMVEEAVEVN
- a CDS encoding RicAFT regulatory complex protein RicA family protein, which encodes MTKVYTKDDIVVKARELAQMISESKEVDFFKRAEAQLNENQKVREMIASIKSLQKQAVNFQHYGKHEALKQVEEKIDKIQGELDEIPIIQEFKDSQIEVNDLLQLVSHTISNKVTNEIITSTGGDLLAGETGSKVRSSKGGSSCS